One stretch of Lacrimispora sphenoides DNA includes these proteins:
- a CDS encoding CheR family methyltransferase: MLTISQHDFIRLVDFMKKNYGIDLSKKMQLIMGRLSNTIISMGYTSFTDYVDHILSSKNQADLEIMLNKLTTNYTYFMREEAHFNFFRDTVLPNLINTKKNKVLSIWSAGCSSGEEPYTISMIIKDTLGSQAALWDTRVLATDISQNALKAAKEAVYDEESLKNLSPAWRSKYFVKSPEQGLYSVAPAIKSNVIFQTFNLMDPIRFRLKFDIIFCRNVMIYFDQNTKDGLIQRFYDATAPGGYLFIGHSETINKEKTPYRYLMPATYRKE; the protein is encoded by the coding sequence ATGTTAACAATTTCGCAGCATGATTTCATACGGCTGGTGGATTTCATGAAAAAAAATTACGGAATCGACCTGTCTAAAAAGATGCAGCTCATTATGGGAAGATTGTCAAACACCATCATTTCCATGGGATACACTTCCTTCACAGATTATGTGGATCACATTCTTTCATCAAAGAATCAGGCTGATCTGGAAATAATGCTCAACAAGCTTACAACCAACTATACTTACTTTATGCGGGAAGAGGCACATTTTAATTTTTTTCGTGATACCGTTCTTCCTAATCTTATAAACACAAAAAAGAATAAAGTTTTAAGCATTTGGAGCGCCGGATGTTCATCCGGCGAAGAACCTTATACCATCTCCATGATTATCAAGGATACTCTGGGGTCCCAGGCCGCCCTCTGGGATACCAGGGTCCTTGCCACAGATATTTCCCAGAATGCTTTAAAGGCCGCAAAGGAAGCGGTATATGATGAGGAATCCTTAAAGAACTTATCTCCTGCATGGAGATCCAAATACTTTGTCAAATCCCCGGAGCAGGGATTATATTCCGTAGCTCCGGCAATAAAATCAAATGTTATTTTTCAGACCTTTAATCTTATGGACCCCATTCGATTCCGGTTAAAATTTGATATTATTTTTTGCAGAAATGTCATGATTTATTTTGATCAGAATACAAAAGACGGGCTGATTCAGCGATTCTATGATGCAACAGCCCCAGGCGGATACTTATTTATCGGGCACTCCGAAACAATCAACAAAGAAAAAACGCCTTACCGGTATTTAATGCCGGCTACTTACCGAAAAGAATGA
- a CDS encoding chemotaxis protein CheW — protein sequence MPAENTATSEAFTSARTETTERYLTFRTENLTFGVSTNYIIEIITNHTITAMPVVPRYVKGIINLRGQIVPIMDIRSRLGKPDIEYTNSSCIIVLNVDSVFIGIIVDSVEQVLDIDYSRISPVPANNREELVSGMISVSDNHIVLLLDCETLVNNS from the coding sequence ATGCCAGCAGAAAATACAGCTACATCCGAAGCTTTTACTTCCGCTCGGACAGAAACCACGGAACGCTATTTAACCTTCCGCACAGAAAACCTTACTTTTGGTGTAAGCACCAATTATATCATTGAAATCATCACCAACCATACCATTACTGCCATGCCCGTGGTACCAAGATATGTAAAGGGGATCATCAACTTAAGAGGGCAGATCGTTCCCATCATGGATATCCGGTCAAGACTTGGCAAGCCGGACATAGAATATACCAACTCAAGCTGTATTATTGTTCTAAATGTGGATTCTGTATTTATTGGAATCATCGTGGATTCTGTGGAGCAGGTTCTTGATATTGATTATTCCAGAATCTCACCGGTTCCGGCCAATAACCGGGAAGAACTGGTCAGCGGTATGATATCCGTTTCAGATAACCACATTGTCCTTCTTCTGGACTGCGAGACCTTAGTCAATAACTCATAA